A segment of the Mangrovimonas sp. YM274 genome:
GGCAAAAAACTGAGGATCTGTCCTTAAAAACTTCAAAAATTCAGCAAAGCTACCTTTATAGCCCAAATCAGTAATAATTTGTTCCATTTCGGCTTTGATTCTAGCGACTTCACTCAATCCAATTTCATGAATATCTTCAGCCGTATATTCTGTGCTTGTGGTATAGAAATTAATTCTATTTTGATAAAAAGCTTCACCATTAGGCGTCTCAGACACCCCTAAAGCAGCTCTCGTTGCCGGGAAATATTCAGTTTCAAAAAAGGTTTTGATACGCTTGAATTCTGGAATTACATTTGTTTCAATAGCAATTTGAGCTACCTCCAAAACCGAATCCTTTTGCTGCTCCGTTAATTCATTTGGTAAATTTTTGAATGGTGAGTAATAATAACTGTCCTCAAAATGTTCAACAATATTATCATCATACGTAGATTCATATCCTTTAAAAATTACCAAAGGTTGCGACACTCCTTTCTTCAACCCTTCCCTTAAATTTTCAAAATGCTGATTTACAAATTCAGGTATGGCATTTAGCGTATTCAAGTAATCCTTTACCTGTTCATAATTGGCCAAAGGTCGTACCTCATAGGTTAAATTGGCATGAAATCCCGTATCGGAAAGTAAGGGATTGAGGTACTGCTCAAATTCATAATAATCTATAATATCTTGAAGTTCAAAGCCAAGCAATGCTGTCGAAATTTGATCTGTCTCACTCAAACCTGAAACATCCAATGCATTTAAAGCCTCAAGTTGTAATTGTGCAAACTCAGCTTCAGCTTGATAATAGGCTTTCGTATAAAGCCCTAAGGGGTATTTTGCTTCATCATAGCCCTTATGCTCTTCATAATGTTTGATTATGGTATCCAGTTGTTGTTTGGCCCTAGGCTCGTGAGATACGGTACTTGATTCTTTTTGGCAACCAAGCAGAACACTTATCAAAAGCAGCCCTATATACTTATAATTCATACTATAATTTTCTATTGGTTTGGATATTATTGACCAGTCGGGAAATATTCAGGGGATTATCATTTTTCAATGCATCGGGCAGTAATTGATCTGGCCAATTCTGAAAGCAAACGGGACGCACCCAACGTTTTATGGAATTAACGCCCACAGCTGTAAATCGGCTATCGGTAGATGCAGGATAAGGCCCTCCATGCACCATAGACGGACAAACCTCAACTCCTGTTGGCACGCCATTATAAATTAATCGTCCTACCCTATTCTGCAAGGCAGAAATGATTTGCGGATACGCTGCGGCTTCCTCTTCTTGAGCTATCAACGTTCCCGTTAGCTGCCCTTCCAATTTCAGAATAAGCATCTCCAGCTGTGCGATATTTTCACATTGTACCACCATTGTAAAAGGACCAAACACCTCCTGATGCAAGGTCTGATTTTCCAAAAACACTGCACCATCAACAGTAGTTACTACTTGCTGTGCGTAATTAACCTGTACCTCCTCCCCATAGTTTGCCGTCACTTTCAAACCATCTTGTTGTATTGCCGATTCTTTATTTCTAACATAAGCGCCTTTAATATTAGGATGCAGCATACATGAAGGTTCTATCCTTAAAATTTCTTCAGAAAGTGTCTCTATAAAATTGTTTAATGCAGTTCCTTTGATACCTAAAATCAAGCCTGGATTTGTACAAAACTGTCCCGTTCCCAAGGTCACCGAATTAGCGTAGGTTTTCGCCAAACTTTCGCCCCTTTCCTTCAAAGCTTCAGGCAACAATACTACAGGATTAATACTGCCCATTTCAGCAAAAACTGGAATTGGTTCGGCACGTTTGGACGCCAAATCAAACAGGGCCCGTCCTCCTTTGATACTTCCCGTAAAGCCAACCGCCTTTACCTGTGGATGCTTGACCAATTGCGCTCCAACTTCAACCCCTCTGCTATTTAAATTTGAAAACACCCCATTGGGCATTCCTGTTTTTTTGGCAGCCTTAATTACCGCTGTAGCCACCAATTCTCCAGTTCCCGAATGCATTGGATGGGATTTTACAATGACTGGACATCCTGCAGCCAAAGCTGCAGCTGTATCCCCCCCTGCTGTAGAATAGGCCAAAGGAAAATTACTAGCTCCAAACACTACTACCGGCCCTAAAGGAACCAACATTTTTCGTAAATCGGGCTTGGGGTTGGGTGTTCTATCTGGCATGGCAGTATCTATGGAAGCCTCCACCCAATTGCCTTCTTCCAATAATTCGGCAAACGAATGCAATTGCCAAATGGTTCTTGCCCGCTCACCTTCAGCCCTGTCTTCTGGCAATCCCGACTCTGAACAGTACATTTGGATGAGTTCTTCTCCCAAGTCCAAAATTTCATCGGCAATCGCATTTAAAAACTTAGCTTTTTTTGTGCCAGATACCGATTTGTAAATTTTAAAAGCTTCCGTAGCCAATGTCATTGCTCTGTCGATTTCCTGTGTTGTCGCTTCGGTAAATTCCTCCGGGTTTTCTAAATTTACCTTTGGATTGAACGTTCTATAAACTAAAGCTCCTTCGGCAGAAAGCGTGTTTCCTATATAATTTTTCCCTGTAATCATCCTATTCGTATTCAATATCCTCCATGAATCATTAATAGCCCTAATCTTGAGGAATATTTATATTTGAATCCAGAAACTTTAAAGTTTAGGCCTACATGATTTGTAGTACTAATTTAGGATTTATATCCAACTCTAACAACGGGAAGCCTCGTCAGAATAACTTTTAAAGTTACAACCAAGGTATATTACAGCTTATTTCAATAAAGATTTTAATGCACAGATTAATACACCCTTTAAGGCTAAAGCTTCTTGAATAAAAAGACAGCTCCCACTTGCAAAAGGGAAGCAAAATAGTAACTTGAAATATTTAAATAGTTATGAAAACCAAACACCTTTACATCCTCTTGGGCATTGCTCTACTAGTCACCCTTTATGGTGTTATTACAGGTAAATTCTTCTTCCTATTTTTAATACTTCCTTTCGGCTTGGGGCTTTTCAATCGAAAAAAAGACGAAGATTGACTATATTTTTTTAACGTATTTAGTGATGATTACAATTTGCTGACCATCCACTTTTCCTTCAATGTACTCGGCATTTTCATGATCTAGGGAAATACGTCTTACGGCAGTTCCCTGTTTAGCCACCATACTAGAACCTTTCACCTTTAAATCCTTAATCAATACCACAGAATCTCCAGCTTCCAAAATGGCTCCATTAGCATCGCGATGTACAATTTTATTGCTTTCATCCTCATGTTCTCCCGTAGCCCTAGCCAATGCCAAAGCATCATCATCTAGATACATCATATCCAACAAATCTTGTGGCCACCCATGACTGCGCAAACGTTGCAACATTCGCCAAGCCATAATTTGAACGGCAACATGCTCATTCCACATACTGTCGTTAAGGCATCTCCAATGGTTAACGTCCATTTCAGCATTACCTTCAATTTGATCTAAACAAGTTTTACAAACCAATACATCATTAGCTACATTTTCATTCAAGGAAGGCGGGATGGTATATTGACTTAAATTATCTGATGCTCCGCACAACTCGCATGTATTGTTGCTTCTTTCCTGTAACGTCTGTAATACTCCCATGGGTTTAAAGTTTAGATTTCGACAAAAATAGTGTTTAATAAAAAAAGGAGCCTTTTAAAAAGCCCCTTTTTACAACAAAAGTTTAATCACGGTTACTTCCGCAAACCGGCAACAACAGTGTAGACTGCATCGCTATGAACTGGAGTAAAGTATTTTTCTACTAATTTATTCATTTTTTCTCGATCGGCTTCATCTTTCCAATGAGACTTGACAAGTTCATCGTTCCTGTCAAACATCTTTTCTAGGTCTGCCATAGAATCAAGAATAAAAGCCTCTACAAACACCGTTCTATCGGCTCCATAAGCATGTGCTTGGGGGTAATAGCCCTTGATATATTCATTTTTGTGAAATACATGTAAAGCATAATCGTCAAATGCCTTTCTAAATTCATCCCCATTTCCATCTTTTGGATATGCAAAATGTCCTGTCCTAACATACAGGATTTTATTCTCTGTCATATTATCATCGTTGAACAATTTTGCATTGGGCATTGTAGCATAAATTTCATCGGAATGGTAAGCCGAATAATATTTGTTTCTCTTATCAAAAAAGGCCTCCCTGGCTTTTTCATTTGGCCATGCCGCCTCAATAAGGTCCCCATTCTTTTTGGCCGCCAAATCAATATCATTCCATGTTGGAAAGGCTTGAACATATAACAATTCTGTATTGTCTGGGGTCATTCTATGTAGATAAAACCCTGCTGACACCACATGCTCATTTTTACTGGTGACCTTATCTAAAAACTCCTTTTCAACAGCTTTCCATTCATCCATTTTAAAGTCTTTTAGATCCATGTTCCAATGCATCGTCGTTACCGTTATGTATTGGGGTCTTTCAGGGGCCTCTTGGGCATACGTCATGCCTACTCCTACGATTAACAACATTGCTAAAAGTAGCATCATCCGATTGGTCGTTTTCATAATTAATTAAGTTTTAAGATTACTATATTGACAACAAAAAAATTCTTAAAAAACTCAATCTGGGACAACCAAACTTTTGGGGGAAGTCTTTATAAAAGTCTGGGGACAATTATGTTCAAGCGAAGATTTGTCTTACTAATATACAATAATAAATTAACATCCTAAATGTTAACAGCTTGTAATCTTATAATTACTTTATTAAATACTATTTTACAACTGCTCCCGTAACTTTTTTGGCATGGCCTTTACCACCATGTCATAAGAATGATCTATTAGCTCCAAAACCAAGGACTTTGAAACTTCACCGTTTAGGTATACTGTATTCCAATGCTTATTGTTTAAATGGAAACCCGGAACAATCAGTCCATCGTATTGCTCCCGAAGCTCTATGGCATATTCCGGATTACATTTCAAACTAATGGCCTTTTGACCACTTTCCCATTTTTCTAAAGAAATCAAGGCAAACATTTTGCCTAGCACCTTAAACACCAGAGTGTCCGCATCAAAAGGAAAATCTTCTGTGGCTTTATGTTTGCCCAGGCAATAGGCATGCAACTGTTCAATATCCATAATTACAGCAACTTTCCTAGATGGGTATTTTTAAAATCATCAAAATACTTAAGGCCATAACCAAATATTCGATCAAAAGAAGCGTGCGAAAAAAGGATAACTCCAATTAACTTCCACATTTCCAAATCCGTATATACTCCCAATAAAAATAATGCCACCGCAATAGCTTTGTGGTGGCATAAATTATAGGTAATTGCTCCAATTCTAGGGTTAAACAAATACCCCAGCATACCCAAATCTGGGAGCAGAAACAAGGCTAAAAACCACCACCAACTGTAGGTTAAAGTGTGAAATGCATATACTCCCATAAGGAGCATCAGCAATTCTTCAATTTTCAGCGACCATTTCATGCTATTCTATTTTATATAAAATGGGCTTGCTTGGGGAAGCATCGTTTTCAAAAGGCGCTATTTGTAGATTTAAAAAATAGGAGCCATCCTCTACTGAGTTCGGCACAAAAATAAATTCGGTAATAGTGGCATCCAACCTTAACTTTCCATTAGTATTCCAAAACGCATTATGAGCCAAAAGCTCTCCATCATCCTTTTCTTTATCAACACTTGGTAGGTCTACCAACAAATGTTTAATTCCTTTTTTCTTCAAATAAATGGCTACCTCCTCCAACAAATAAGTTGGGTTGGTATGCGAATATTGTCTGGATAGTTTTTCCTTGGTATTAGGAATCGTCCTTAGCACTACGGCATCCCGCTTTTTATTACCCAAAGCTGTTTGCACCTGCTTTTTGGATATCACAAAATCGTCTCCCAATTTTTCTGGAGCAACCGTAATTACCTCTGCCATAAAGAAAAACTGTTTTAGGTTTTTATTAATGGAATGTACTTTCGGGGTAATATGTCCAACACATTCGGTATGGGTACCATGGGAATGAGGATTAAACGAAATATTATTAAAATTAACCACTGCTCCATCTTCTACGCTGGCCACCCAATCATCTTCCTTTACGGGCTCAATTTTTGGCGGCCCCAAATACCAAGCATTCACATTGCTTTCAGAAGAAATTAGGGGGATTGAAATGTCTATAGGTTGGGTTAAGTCTATTTTATATTTTTTGGAATTGTAATGTATTGTTGCAATCATCAATTATTAATTTAACAAGGTAATCTCTAAAGTTTTTTTGCTTTAGTTTCAAATATAAGCCTTTTAATTGAAGATTTTTTTATTTCTGCTTTTGGTTTGAAGACTTAAGTATTAAGACACGAAAAACAAGTCTGAAGCAATGCCATCTGCCAAGAATTTTCCCTTTGAAGTAGTACATAAACTAGCTTCATCACCCTTGGAAAAAGCCAACACACCGTTTTCCAAATGAGGTTTAGCCGCTTTAAGGATGTACTCCTTGAAGTTAGCACCAAAATCGCTTTCAATTTTATCCAATGACACGCCCCAAATGGTTCGCAATCCTGTCATGACATATTCATTATATTGGTCTTCCACGCTCAATTCCTCAACTGTAGAAGGCAACTCACTCTCTATAATAGCTTTGATGTAAGCTGAGTTATTGGGCACATTCCAACTGCGTCTTTTAGCATTGAAAGAATGCGCCGAAGGCCCTATCCCCAAGTACGGCTTACCCTGCCAATAGCTGGTATTGTGTTTGGAATAAAAACCAGGTTTTCCAAAATTGGAAATTTCATAATGTACAAAGCCTTCTGCTGTAGTGCGCTCCATTAAATGGTTGAAATGCTCAAGAGCCAAGGCTTCATCCACAGGGGGATATGTTCCTTTTTTCACAAAAGAATCCAATGCCGTTTTGGGCTCTACCGTAAGTGCATAACTTGAAATATGCTGAACACCAAAATCAAAAGCCATCTGCAAGTTTTGATCCCATTTCTTAAGATCCATGTTTGGAATTCCATAAATTAAATCGATGGTAATATTATCAAATAACTGGGCTGCCAATTCTAGTGCTTGCTTGGCCTCATAAGCATTATGGGCTCGATTCATCCCCTTCAAATCTTCATCAAAAAAAGATTGAATTCCAATACTCAGCCGGTTGATGCGAGAAGCGGCCAATGCTTCTATTTTTTCAGGGGTTAAATCGTCTGGATTGGCTTCCAAAGTAATTTCAGGAGATTCAGCCACTTTGAAATTGCCATAAACAGCATTTATAAGCAATTGAAGTTCTTCTACCGTCAATAACGAAGGCGTCCCGCCTCCAAAATAAATGGTTTCAACCATTTCGTTTTGGAATTCGTCATGACGTAGTTGTAACTCTTTGGTCAAGCATTGCAATAATGCATCCTTCTTCTTTAAAGAGGTTGAAAAATGGAAGTCGCAATAATAACACGCTTGCTTACAAAATGGAATATGGAAATAGATACCTGACAATTAACGATGATCAATTAGCAATAAACAATTAACCTTCACTGATTATTTGTTTAAACGGGTTTTCTTTAATATTGAAAATAAAATTTTGGATGTTTCATCTGTTTTCGAAAATAAATCATCAAAAACTTTAATAGAAATATAATCTGAGTCTTTTAAAAGCTTGAGCCAATATTTGGTTTCTAAACTTTCCTTATAAGCTATTGAAATTTTTGCTGAGAAGTCAGCTGTTGATATAGCGCCATTGGCTTCTGCGACATTGGCTCCTATACTAGTACCACATCTCAACAATTGTTTAGAAAGCACAAATTCTTTATGATTAGCTAAAATGTCTTTATAAACACAAACAATAGCTAAAGCCAATTGATATGATTTATCTTTCAAAGGATTTTCAACCATAACTATTTCTGCTAATTGGTTATTGCTTATTGATCTTTGATTGATTTTGCTTTACAAAACTGGCCCATCCAGAATAGCTTTTGCCAACTTCTACGCGTCCTTGATTATAAAAATGACACACTGCTGCCGCCAATCCATCGGTGGCATCCAAATTTTTAGGTAAAGCTTTTAAGCCCAATAAACTTTGTAGCATTTTGGCCACCTGTTCTTTACTTGCATTACCACTTCCTGTAATGGCCATTTTTATTTTTTTGGGTGAATACTCAGTAATAGGCACTTCCCTGCTTAAACCTGCTGCCATAGCAACCCCCTGTGCCCTTCCCAACTTGAGCATACTTTGGACGTTTTTCCCAAAAAAAGGAGCTTCAATGGCTATTTCGTCAGGGTGATGGGTTTCAATCAACTCGATGGTACGCTCAAAAATGAGTTTCAATTTAAGGTAATGATCATCATACTTCTTAAGATCTAGCTCATTGAGCTGCAAAAAAGACATCTTGTTTCCTACAACCTTAATTAGACCAAACCCCATGATGGTGGTTCCGGGATCAATTCCCAAAATAATTTTTTCCTGCTTCATAAATTCATTAACAATAAGCACAGCCACTTAAAGATATAGATATTCCTATAGTGAAATACATCATATCTCCATTAAACGAATAGCCCTCTATGTGTGGATCGTACTTATCTTCTCCGGAAAAGGAAAATACATAACCTACATCTCCATAAACAGACAAGGTTCTTGAGAGTCCATAATGAACTTCCAAACCTGCCAGAGCATTAAGAAACGTGTAGGTATTGTCGGCATAATTACCCAATGGTTTAGTAAAGCTTACCCCCGGGCCAGCATGTGCTACTATAGCTATGGGTTCTGGCCAAAACCAAATCAACCGATTAAAATCGTACACTGCCTGAACATTTATGCGAGTGTAATTCAATTTAAATTCTGAAGAACTTTCAGCATTTGAAGCCCTGTTGAAACCACCGTCCAATTTCGCCCCCCAAGTTTCCGTAAACATATGCTGCAATCCTATGTTTACCGTTGGAAGGTTGACATACTCCGTGTAGAAAATAGGATCCTTTTCATTATCAATGGGGTTATTAAACCCCACAGCCAACTGTAACTTCCATTCACTAGTGGCATTTTGGGCCTCCATAAAGGAAGATACAAACACCATACACATTAACATGAACAGGAATTTTTTGTATTTAAAATTTGAAGTCATCTGGTAATATTTGGTTTAATTTGCACTATGCCAACCATAGCTTTTCCCTACAAAACTAAGCAATTCTTCATTGCGCTTCTGAAATTGGGCGTGGTTCTTGGTGTTTTTTATTTTATCTACCATAAATTAGGAAACAACAATTCATTTGATTTTACTGAATTCATCCTCTTTTTATCCCAAAAAAGCTTTTTTTCGCTCCACAACCTCCTAATTCTTGTTGTTCTAAGCAGTTTTAATTGGTGGTTTGAAATCTACAAATGGCAAAGTTTGGCCAGTACTATAGAGCCTATTTCCATAAAAACTTCCGCAGTACAAACCTTCGGTTCCTTGACAGTTTCATTGTTAACCCCAAACCGCATTGGCGAATATGGAGCCAAAGCCATTTATTTTACTCCTTCTATACGTAAACGCATAATGGGCTTAAATCTTATAGGAAACTTAAGTCAAATGTGTATCACAACTATTTTGGGTACCATTGGCATATGTTTCTTTGTGATTTTATACGATCTACCTTTATTAACCAAAAGCCTAAAATGGCCACTACTTCTAGTAATACTTGTTGGTTCCATTATAGGAGTGTTTTGGGGTTTAAAAAAATTGACAACAACC
Coding sequences within it:
- a CDS encoding DUF4260 domain-containing protein: MKWSLKIEELLMLLMGVYAFHTLTYSWWWFLALFLLPDLGMLGYLFNPRIGAITYNLCHHKAIAVALFLLGVYTDLEMWKLIGVILFSHASFDRIFGYGLKYFDDFKNTHLGKLL
- a CDS encoding four helix bundle protein — encoded protein: MVENPLKDKSYQLALAIVCVYKDILANHKEFVLSKQLLRCGTSIGANVAEANGAISTADFSAKISIAYKESLETKYWLKLLKDSDYISIKVFDDLFSKTDETSKILFSILKKTRLNK
- the ruvC gene encoding crossover junction endodeoxyribonuclease RuvC gives rise to the protein MKQEKIILGIDPGTTIMGFGLIKVVGNKMSFLQLNELDLKKYDDHYLKLKLIFERTIELIETHHPDEIAIEAPFFGKNVQSMLKLGRAQGVAMAAGLSREVPITEYSPKKIKMAITGSGNASKEQVAKMLQSLLGLKALPKNLDATDGLAAAVCHFYNQGRVEVGKSYSGWASFVKQNQSKINKQ
- a CDS encoding outer membrane beta-barrel protein, with protein sequence MTSNFKYKKFLFMLMCMVFVSSFMEAQNATSEWKLQLAVGFNNPIDNEKDPIFYTEYVNLPTVNIGLQHMFTETWGAKLDGGFNRASNAESSSEFKLNYTRINVQAVYDFNRLIWFWPEPIAIVAHAGPGVSFTKPLGNYADNTYTFLNALAGLEVHYGLSRTLSVYGDVGYVFSFSGEDKYDPHIEGYSFNGDMMYFTIGISISLSGCAYC
- the hemW gene encoding radical SAM family heme chaperone HemW; its protein translation is MSGIYFHIPFCKQACYYCDFHFSTSLKKKDALLQCLTKELQLRHDEFQNEMVETIYFGGGTPSLLTVEELQLLINAVYGNFKVAESPEITLEANPDDLTPEKIEALAASRINRLSIGIQSFFDEDLKGMNRAHNAYEAKQALELAAQLFDNITIDLIYGIPNMDLKKWDQNLQMAFDFGVQHISSYALTVEPKTALDSFVKKGTYPPVDEALALEHFNHLMERTTAEGFVHYEISNFGKPGFYSKHNTSYWQGKPYLGIGPSAHSFNAKRRSWNVPNNSAYIKAIIESELPSTVEELSVEDQYNEYVMTGLRTIWGVSLDKIESDFGANFKEYILKAAKPHLENGVLAFSKGDEASLCTTSKGKFLADGIASDLFFVS
- a CDS encoding cyclase family protein is translated as MIATIHYNSKKYKIDLTQPIDISIPLISSESNVNAWYLGPPKIEPVKEDDWVASVEDGAVVNFNNISFNPHSHGTHTECVGHITPKVHSINKNLKQFFFMAEVITVAPEKLGDDFVISKKQVQTALGNKKRDAVVLRTIPNTKEKLSRQYSHTNPTYLLEEVAIYLKKKGIKHLLVDLPSVDKEKDDGELLAHNAFWNTNGKLRLDATITEFIFVPNSVEDGSYFLNLQIAPFENDASPSKPILYKIE
- a CDS encoding alkylphosphonate utilization protein, with translation MGVLQTLQERSNNTCELCGASDNLSQYTIPPSLNENVANDVLVCKTCLDQIEGNAEMDVNHWRCLNDSMWNEHVAVQIMAWRMLQRLRSHGWPQDLLDMMYLDDDALALARATGEHEDESNKIVHRDANGAILEAGDSVVLIKDLKVKGSSMVAKQGTAVRRISLDHENAEYIEGKVDGQQIVIITKYVKKI
- a CDS encoding MmcQ/YjbR family DNA-binding protein — encoded protein: MDIEQLHAYCLGKHKATEDFPFDADTLVFKVLGKMFALISLEKWESGQKAISLKCNPEYAIELREQYDGLIVPGFHLNNKHWNTVYLNGEVSKSLVLELIDHSYDMVVKAMPKKLREQL
- a CDS encoding aldehyde dehydrogenase (NADP(+)), which codes for MITGKNYIGNTLSAEGALVYRTFNPKVNLENPEEFTEATTQEIDRAMTLATEAFKIYKSVSGTKKAKFLNAIADEILDLGEELIQMYCSESGLPEDRAEGERARTIWQLHSFAELLEEGNWVEASIDTAMPDRTPNPKPDLRKMLVPLGPVVVFGASNFPLAYSTAGGDTAAALAAGCPVIVKSHPMHSGTGELVATAVIKAAKKTGMPNGVFSNLNSRGVEVGAQLVKHPQVKAVGFTGSIKGGRALFDLASKRAEPIPVFAEMGSINPVVLLPEALKERGESLAKTYANSVTLGTGQFCTNPGLILGIKGTALNNFIETLSEEILRIEPSCMLHPNIKGAYVRNKESAIQQDGLKVTANYGEEVQVNYAQQVVTTVDGAVFLENQTLHQEVFGPFTMVVQCENIAQLEMLILKLEGQLTGTLIAQEEEAAAYPQIISALQNRVGRLIYNGVPTGVEVCPSMVHGGPYPASTDSRFTAVGVNSIKRWVRPVCFQNWPDQLLPDALKNDNPLNISRLVNNIQTNRKL
- a CDS encoding DUF885 family protein, coding for MNYKYIGLLLISVLLGCQKESSTVSHEPRAKQQLDTIIKHYEEHKGYDEAKYPLGLYTKAYYQAEAEFAQLQLEALNALDVSGLSETDQISTALLGFELQDIIDYYEFEQYLNPLLSDTGFHANLTYEVRPLANYEQVKDYLNTLNAIPEFVNQHFENLREGLKKGVSQPLVIFKGYESTYDDNIVEHFEDSYYYSPFKNLPNELTEQQKDSVLEVAQIAIETNVIPEFKRIKTFFETEYFPATRAALGVSETPNGEAFYQNRINFYTTSTEYTAEDIHEIGLSEVARIKAEMEQIITDLGYKGSFAEFLKFLRTDPQFFAKTPRELLMIARDMAKRIDAQLPRYFKTLPRKPYGVAAVPEAIAPKYTTGRYIGTSKESTDPGYYWVNTYDLPSRTLYTLPALTAHEAVPGHHLQISLNEELGDSIPKFRRNLYLSAYGEGWGLYAEYLADEMGIYTTPYEEFGKLTYEMWRACRLVVDTGIHAKGWTREQVVEFMATNTALSLHEINTETDRYISWPGQALSYKIGELKIRELRHKAEAELGPKFNIRDFHEVILEQGTVTLAILENRVNNYIQRIKSVK